The nucleotide sequence ACACCTCGCACTCCGGTTACGAAGAAATCGCCACGGACCCTTCTTATTTCTCTCAGATTGTGATGATGACGGCGCCCATGCAGGGAAATTATGGGATTGAAGACGAAGTCTGGGAATCGCGAAAGCTTTGGATCGAGGGTTTCATCTGTCTTGAAGTTCAGGACAGCGAACGTGATCAAGCCTGGAAAAAGCGTCTGACTGACAATAAGATTCCAATGCTTACGGAATTGGACACGCGTGCGCTGGCTTTACGTTTGCGCCAGGGGGGAACTCCGTGGGGAGCATTGGTTCAGGCCAACTCTGAAGCCGAAGCCCTGAAAAAGGCTGAAAGCCTGATCGATGCCAAAAAAACCGTGGAAAAGGACTGGGTTTACATCGCTTCTCGCAAGGAAGCAGAAACCCGCCGTGGTGAAAATATGGTGGGCCCGAAGGTGGCAGTGCTGGATTTCGGCAGCAAGGAAAACATCCTGCGCGAACTGCAAAACCGTTGTTCTGAAATCAAGATCTTCAACAGCCGCTCCTCCGTTCAGGACATTCTGGCTTACAATCCGGACGGGATCATGCTGACCAACGGCCCCGGGGATCCGGCGGACGTAAAAGTGGCCATCGGCACAGTTCGTGAGCTTTTGGGTGTAAAACCGATCTTTGGCATCTGCATGGGGCACCAGATTCTGGGCCTGGCTTTGGGGGCTAAAACCTACAAGTTAAAGTTCGGCCATCGTGGGTCCAATCATCCGATTCGCGACACCCTGCTTAATCAGATATACATGACCAGCCAGAACCACGGATACGCCGTGGAAGAGGCTTCTTTGCCTTCTGACGTGAAGGTCACCCACGTGAACCTCAATGACGGCACTGTGGCAGGTTTTTATAGTGAAAAACGCAAGTGTTTAGGAATACAATATCACCCGGAAAGTTGTCCTGGGCCGCACGAGGCTTCAGGGCTGTTTAGCTACTTTGTAGAGCGGATGATATGAACGAATACGAAAAACTGATCGAAAAAATTCTAAACCACTT is from Bdellovibrio bacteriovorus str. Tiberius and encodes:
- the carA gene encoding glutamine-hydrolyzing carbamoyl-phosphate synthase small subunit; translated protein: MMRGYLVLEGGEVYTGQWQGGEDRAGEVVFNTSHSGYEEIATDPSYFSQIVMMTAPMQGNYGIEDEVWESRKLWIEGFICLEVQDSERDQAWKKRLTDNKIPMLTELDTRALALRLRQGGTPWGALVQANSEAEALKKAESLIDAKKTVEKDWVYIASRKEAETRRGENMVGPKVAVLDFGSKENILRELQNRCSEIKIFNSRSSVQDILAYNPDGIMLTNGPGDPADVKVAIGTVRELLGVKPIFGICMGHQILGLALGAKTYKLKFGHRGSNHPIRDTLLNQIYMTSQNHGYAVEEASLPSDVKVTHVNLNDGTVAGFYSEKRKCLGIQYHPESCPGPHEASGLFSYFVERMI